A window of Agrobacterium tumefaciens contains these coding sequences:
- a CDS encoding ROK family transcriptional regulator: MSAIASTELVRQKNSLSVMAALRLHGSLSHTDMSTFTGLASATVSAITTELERAGIILRKEQIAAAGRGRPRILFAPHGAFCHVAIVIISSDSVQYSLVDYAGKLVDRFTEQRMTTEKGRFGGAIRAGLARLADRSRIDRHDILQVSISSKGLVDAATATLLWSPVLGDEKIDFQQLVSADQPTRVTLNNETLLAAKAIWMREQAKDGSATEALVTLSLGHSIGLGIARSTGGAIEVSAPNFGHMLHLADGALCRCGTRGCIEAYSGFYAILRSAFEAPPQAEPAKFVPVAEVDKIAASARAGARMARFAFRTAGLALGNGLSRLFSLHGHMPVFITGPGTRYFDLLESGLRDGLAQSQAVRFGGMPKIAIASNEPELVFEGHMEHALSAADDYILSAEAAQKPVRNSAG; encoded by the coding sequence ATGTCCGCCATTGCAAGTACGGAACTGGTGCGCCAGAAAAACAGCCTGTCGGTAATGGCAGCGTTGCGCCTGCACGGCAGTCTGTCCCACACCGACATGTCGACATTCACCGGGCTTGCCTCCGCAACAGTCTCGGCCATCACCACGGAACTGGAGCGGGCCGGAATCATCCTGCGCAAGGAACAGATCGCGGCCGCAGGGCGCGGGCGGCCGCGCATTCTCTTTGCACCTCACGGGGCCTTTTGTCATGTCGCCATCGTCATCATCTCGTCCGACAGCGTGCAATATTCGCTGGTCGATTATGCCGGGAAGCTGGTGGATCGCTTTACCGAACAGAGAATGACGACTGAGAAAGGCAGGTTCGGTGGGGCGATCCGTGCTGGCCTCGCAAGGCTTGCCGATCGCTCGCGCATAGACCGACATGATATCCTGCAGGTCTCGATCAGCAGCAAGGGGCTGGTGGATGCAGCGACGGCAACGCTTCTCTGGTCGCCGGTTCTCGGTGATGAAAAGATCGATTTCCAGCAGTTGGTGTCTGCGGATCAGCCTACGCGCGTGACGCTGAACAATGAAACCCTGCTTGCTGCCAAAGCCATCTGGATGCGGGAGCAGGCGAAGGACGGCAGTGCAACAGAAGCCCTTGTCACGCTGTCACTCGGTCACAGCATCGGTCTCGGTATTGCCCGCTCAACCGGCGGCGCAATCGAGGTCAGCGCCCCCAATTTCGGCCATATGCTGCATCTCGCCGACGGCGCTTTATGCCGCTGCGGCACCAGAGGCTGTATCGAAGCCTATTCGGGTTTCTACGCCATCCTGCGCTCGGCCTTCGAAGCACCGCCGCAGGCAGAGCCGGCAAAATTCGTTCCTGTCGCCGAGGTGGACAAGATCGCCGCCTCCGCCCGCGCCGGCGCGCGCATGGCCCGCTTCGCCTTCCGTACCGCCGGCCTTGCGCTCGGCAACGGCCTTTCGCGCCTGTTCAGCCTGCATGGCCATATGCCGGTTTTCATCACCGGACCCGGCACACGCTATTTCGACCTTCTGGAAAGCGGTCTGCGCGACGGCCTTGCGCAATCCCAAGCCGTCCGTTTCGGCGGTATGCCAAAAATTGCCATTGCCTCCAACGAGCCGGAACTGGTATTCGAGGGCCATATGGAACACGCGCTTTCCGCTGCCGACGATTATATTCTGAGCGCCGAAGCCGCTCAGAAACCGGTGCGGAATTCGGCAGGCTGA
- the xylF gene encoding D-xylose ABC transporter substrate-binding protein produces MNSFAKLLAGTAVLVSLHTAAIAADLVVGVSWSNFQEERWKTDEAAIKAALDKAGAKYISADAQSSAAKQLTDVESLISQGANALIILAQDSDAIGPAVEKAVAEGIPVVGYDRLIENKNAFYITFDNKEVGRLQAAEVFKVKPEGNYVFIKGSSSDPNADFLFAGQQEVLKAAIDGGKIKNVGEAYTDGWKPENAQKNMEQFLTKNNNKVDAVVASNDGTAGGAIAALAAQGMAGSVPVSGQDADFAALNRVALGTQTVSVWKDSRELGKEAAGIALELAGGKKMTEIKGVTTFDGGPKKVTMQSVFLKPIAITKDNLGTVIDAGWIKKETACQGVKAGSVKACN; encoded by the coding sequence ATGAATTCATTTGCCAAGCTCTTGGCGGGTACAGCCGTACTCGTTTCTTTGCACACCGCCGCCATCGCGGCTGATCTCGTCGTTGGCGTTTCCTGGTCGAATTTCCAGGAAGAACGCTGGAAGACGGATGAGGCGGCCATCAAGGCAGCGCTCGACAAGGCCGGTGCGAAATACATTTCCGCCGACGCGCAATCCTCTGCCGCAAAGCAGCTCACCGACGTGGAATCGCTGATTTCCCAGGGCGCGAACGCGCTGATCATCCTGGCGCAGGACAGCGATGCGATTGGCCCGGCTGTGGAGAAGGCCGTGGCCGAGGGTATTCCGGTCGTCGGTTATGACCGTCTGATCGAAAACAAGAATGCCTTCTACATCACCTTCGACAACAAGGAAGTCGGTCGCCTGCAGGCTGCCGAAGTCTTCAAGGTCAAGCCGGAAGGCAACTACGTCTTCATCAAGGGCTCGTCTTCCGATCCGAATGCGGATTTCCTGTTCGCCGGTCAGCAGGAAGTGCTGAAGGCGGCCATTGACGGCGGCAAGATCAAGAATGTCGGTGAGGCCTATACCGATGGCTGGAAGCCGGAAAACGCCCAGAAGAACATGGAACAGTTCCTGACCAAAAATAACAACAAGGTCGATGCGGTCGTCGCCTCGAATGACGGCACGGCTGGCGGCGCCATCGCCGCTCTTGCCGCGCAGGGTATGGCCGGTTCGGTTCCCGTTTCCGGTCAGGATGCCGATTTCGCCGCGCTCAACCGCGTTGCGCTTGGCACGCAGACGGTATCCGTCTGGAAGGACAGCCGTGAACTGGGCAAGGAAGCGGCGGGCATTGCGCTGGAACTGGCCGGTGGCAAGAAGATGACCGAGATCAAGGGCGTCACCACCTTTGATGGCGGGCCGAAGAAGGTCACCATGCAGTCGGTCTTCCTCAAGCCGATCGCCATCACCAAGGACAATCTTGGCACCGTCATCGACGCCGGCTGGATCAAGAAGGAAACGGCCTGCCAGGGTGTGAAGGCCGGATCCGTCAAGGCCTGCAACTGA
- a CDS encoding sugar ABC transporter permease, with protein MADMTQSNSTASPKAEKAGSISRFISATELDTRLLGMVGALLLIWIGFHILSGGLFLTPRNLWNLSVQTASVAVMATGMVLVIVTRNIDLSVGSILGFSGMIMGVMQAEILPQILGFEHWATWIVTLLVGILVGGAIGMLQGSIIAFLNVPSFIVTLGGLLVWRGGTWFVTSGRTVAPMDSTFRLMGGGTSGSIGATWSWIAAVIACVAIVAAILNSRHQRRRFGFPLRPVWAEYFLVALGCLVVIGFVAVVNSYPWPVNIARNYADANGIAWPDGGLFIPHGIAVPVLMALAVGAVMTFIATRLRFGRYVFAIGGNPEAAELAGIKTRWVTVKIFTLMGVLCAIAAAISTARLNAATNAQGELDELYTIAAAVIGGTSLAGGVGTIAGAMLGALVMQSLQSGMVLVGIDTPFQRIVVGVVLVVAVWLDTIYRARAK; from the coding sequence ATGGCCGATATGACACAATCCAATTCCACAGCGTCCCCCAAGGCTGAAAAGGCGGGCTCGATTTCGCGCTTCATCAGCGCGACCGAACTGGACACCCGGCTGCTCGGCATGGTGGGCGCGCTTCTTCTGATCTGGATCGGATTTCATATCCTGTCCGGCGGCCTGTTCCTGACGCCGCGAAACCTCTGGAACCTTTCGGTGCAGACCGCCTCAGTGGCTGTGATGGCGACAGGCATGGTGCTTGTCATCGTCACCCGCAATATCGATCTGTCAGTGGGGTCCATTCTTGGTTTTTCCGGCATGATCATGGGCGTCATGCAGGCGGAAATCCTGCCGCAAATCCTCGGTTTCGAACATTGGGCGACATGGATCGTCACGCTTCTGGTCGGCATCCTCGTCGGTGGCGCTATCGGCATGCTGCAGGGCTCGATCATCGCCTTTCTGAATGTGCCGTCCTTCATCGTCACGCTTGGCGGCCTGCTGGTCTGGCGCGGCGGCACCTGGTTCGTCACCAGCGGCCGCACCGTGGCGCCGATGGATTCCACCTTCCGCCTGATGGGCGGCGGCACCAGCGGCTCGATCGGCGCGACATGGAGCTGGATCGCTGCTGTCATCGCCTGTGTCGCGATCGTTGCTGCCATCCTCAACTCCCGCCATCAGCGCCGCCGTTTCGGTTTCCCGCTGCGGCCGGTCTGGGCGGAATATTTCCTGGTGGCGCTCGGCTGCTTAGTCGTCATCGGTTTCGTTGCCGTCGTCAACAGCTACCCCTGGCCGGTCAATATTGCCCGCAATTATGCCGATGCCAATGGTATCGCATGGCCGGATGGCGGTCTATTCATTCCGCATGGCATTGCCGTCCCGGTGCTGATGGCGCTTGCCGTCGGTGCCGTCATGACCTTCATCGCGACAAGATTGCGCTTCGGCCGCTATGTCTTCGCCATCGGTGGCAACCCTGAAGCGGCGGAACTCGCCGGCATCAAGACGCGCTGGGTCACGGTGAAGATTTTCACGCTGATGGGCGTTCTCTGCGCCATCGCGGCGGCAATCTCGACGGCCCGCCTCAACGCGGCCACCAACGCGCAGGGTGAACTCGACGAGCTTTACACCATCGCGGCTGCGGTCATAGGCGGCACCTCGCTTGCCGGCGGCGTCGGCACCATAGCGGGTGCGATGCTCGGCGCACTCGTCATGCAATCGCTGCAATCCGGCATGGTGCTGGTGGGCATCGATACGCCCTTCCAGCGCATCGTCGTCGGTGTGGTCCTGGTTGTCGCCGTCTGGCTCGACACCATCTACCGCGCCCGCGCCAAGTAA
- a CDS encoding ATP-binding cassette domain-containing protein has product MTEQVTPLVEMRNISISFGGIHAVENASVDLFPGEVVALLGHNGAGKSTLIKILSGAYRRDGGEILINGADADIRNPRDAKKYGIETIYQTLAVADNVDAAANLYLGRELKTKWGTLDDVAMEASAREVMGRLNPNFRRFKEPVKALSGGQRQSVAIARAILFDARILIMDEPTAALGPQETAQVGDLVKELKRQGIGIFLISHDIHDVFDLADRVFVMKNGKVVGHARTEDVTKDEVLGMIILGKVPPGAVAGPGAVPF; this is encoded by the coding sequence ATGACGGAACAAGTCACGCCCCTCGTGGAAATGCGCAATATTTCCATCTCCTTCGGCGGTATCCACGCGGTGGAAAACGCCTCAGTCGATCTTTTCCCCGGCGAGGTTGTCGCCCTGCTCGGCCACAACGGTGCAGGCAAATCGACGCTCATCAAGATATTGTCTGGTGCATACCGGCGGGATGGGGGCGAAATCCTCATCAATGGCGCGGATGCGGATATCCGCAATCCCCGCGACGCAAAGAAATACGGCATTGAAACCATCTACCAGACGCTGGCGGTGGCGGATAATGTCGATGCGGCGGCCAATCTTTATCTCGGACGCGAGCTGAAGACGAAATGGGGTACGCTCGATGATGTCGCCATGGAAGCCTCGGCCCGTGAGGTGATGGGGCGTCTCAATCCCAATTTCCGGCGGTTCAAGGAACCGGTGAAGGCGCTCTCGGGCGGTCAGCGCCAGTCAGTCGCCATTGCACGCGCCATTCTGTTCGACGCCCGCATCCTCATCATGGATGAGCCGACTGCCGCCCTCGGGCCGCAGGAAACGGCGCAGGTGGGCGACCTCGTCAAGGAACTGAAACGACAGGGCATCGGCATCTTCCTCATCAGCCATGATATCCACGACGTCTTCGATCTGGCTGACCGGGTTTTTGTCATGAAAAACGGCAAGGTCGTGGGTCACGCGCGGACCGAAGATGTCACCAAGGACGAAGTGCTCGGCATGATCATTCTCGGCAAGGTGCCACCGGGTGCTGTGGCGGGTCCGGGCGCGGTGCCGTTCTGA
- a CDS encoding helix-turn-helix domain-containing protein, giving the protein MQAKLPSPIDVHVGAQIRMRRKSLGMSQSALAGRLGITFQQVQKYEKGANRVGASRLQAIASILGVDVSSLFANATPDVGSNSAALGTINAMQSFVASNEGFALNQAFSRIKSATVRRSIVALVTSLAVSETAENNAPSMDKTDD; this is encoded by the coding sequence ATGCAGGCCAAACTACCCAGCCCGATCGATGTGCACGTCGGCGCACAAATCAGAATGCGCCGCAAGTCGCTCGGCATGAGCCAGAGCGCTCTGGCGGGGCGATTGGGCATTACCTTCCAGCAGGTGCAGAAATACGAGAAGGGCGCCAATCGCGTCGGCGCTTCCCGGCTGCAGGCCATTGCGTCAATCCTTGGAGTGGACGTCAGCTCGCTGTTTGCCAACGCCACGCCGGACGTCGGCTCCAACAGCGCCGCACTTGGCACGATCAACGCCATGCAGTCGTTCGTGGCATCGAACGAAGGGTTTGCGCTCAATCAGGCCTTCTCCCGCATCAAGAGCGCGACCGTTCGCAGAAGCATTGTTGCGCTTGTGACATCGCTTGCGGTTTCCGAAACCGCAGAAAATAATGCCCCATCCATGGATAAGACCGACGATTGA